A stretch of Anaeromyxobacter dehalogenans 2CP-1 DNA encodes these proteins:
- a CDS encoding tetratricopeptide repeat protein, which produces MTSKIRMAALLLLATACATGGGAARGPSERFKQADEKMPGASAIQEDAERAFYSDVLDHKRRGDIAAQAGNMDQARAEWATAAEGLGNFNDRFGANEYQIPIRYNAAELFMQAQQWEKAAQAAERTSADQHAGPKTKAIAGHLAAQAWLMAANADVKSGKLEPIKLAYVEQRKGEALKPRTPPGAWKRFVDTTDVYLANIDADPEQQKPAAERRLVPAQQLALIAAEVQYAFDNMEEARRRFEVVLQRWPDDADVVEAAAPLYLQTFAFAKDAAGHEAATKRVRDLVTAQQQKATDPKAKASYEKVLQDLGRSEAGARFAEAQKLLEAGKAADAAKAFEALAADPSSGDVAGALHNAAIAWDKAGDAAKASALRQRILKEFPESKVAPQNALLLAAQHSKKGDHAGAARMYSEFVEKWPGDPNRCVALQNVAAELDTAKKTADAAERYLVFGKDATCAKGDPNFAARALYRAGTLFSFAKNNAKAQEAFAAAVAVQGVTDTVAKSQVEDAKRRLKK; this is translated from the coding sequence ATGACATCGAAGATCCGGATGGCGGCCCTCCTGCTCCTCGCGACCGCGTGCGCCACGGGCGGCGGCGCGGCCAGGGGGCCGTCGGAACGCTTCAAGCAGGCCGACGAGAAGATGCCGGGCGCGAGCGCGATCCAGGAGGACGCCGAGCGCGCCTTCTACTCCGACGTGCTCGACCACAAGCGGCGCGGTGACATCGCGGCCCAGGCCGGCAACATGGACCAGGCCCGCGCCGAGTGGGCGACGGCCGCCGAGGGGCTCGGCAACTTCAACGATCGCTTCGGCGCGAACGAGTACCAGATCCCGATCCGCTACAACGCCGCCGAGCTGTTCATGCAGGCGCAGCAGTGGGAGAAGGCGGCGCAGGCGGCCGAGCGGACCTCGGCCGATCAGCACGCCGGCCCCAAGACGAAGGCGATCGCGGGCCACCTCGCCGCGCAGGCCTGGCTCATGGCCGCCAACGCGGACGTGAAGAGCGGCAAGCTCGAGCCCATCAAGCTGGCCTACGTCGAGCAGCGCAAGGGCGAGGCGCTGAAGCCGCGCACGCCGCCCGGCGCCTGGAAGCGCTTCGTGGACACGACCGACGTGTACCTCGCGAACATCGACGCCGACCCCGAGCAGCAGAAGCCTGCCGCCGAGCGGCGCCTCGTCCCAGCGCAGCAGCTCGCGCTCATCGCCGCCGAGGTGCAGTACGCGTTCGACAACATGGAGGAGGCGCGCCGCCGCTTCGAGGTGGTGCTGCAGCGCTGGCCGGACGACGCCGACGTGGTCGAGGCGGCCGCGCCGCTCTACCTGCAGACGTTCGCGTTCGCGAAGGACGCCGCCGGGCACGAGGCCGCCACGAAGCGCGTGCGCGACCTGGTGACCGCCCAGCAGCAGAAGGCCACCGACCCGAAGGCCAAGGCGTCCTACGAGAAGGTCCTCCAGGACCTCGGCCGCTCCGAGGCCGGCGCCCGCTTCGCCGAGGCGCAGAAGCTGCTCGAGGCCGGCAAGGCCGCCGACGCCGCCAAGGCGTTCGAGGCGCTCGCCGCGGATCCGTCGAGCGGCGACGTGGCCGGCGCGCTCCACAACGCCGCCATCGCCTGGGACAAGGCCGGCGACGCGGCCAAGGCGAGCGCGCTTCGCCAGCGCATCCTGAAGGAGTTCCCCGAGTCGAAGGTGGCGCCGCAGAACGCGCTGCTGCTCGCCGCCCAGCACTCGAAGAAGGGCGACCACGCCGGCGCGGCCCGCATGTACTCCGAGTTCGTGGAGAAGTGGCCGGGCGATCCGAACCGCTGCGTGGCGCTCCAGAACGTCGCGGCCGAGCTCGACACCGCGAAGAAGACCGCCGACGCCGCCGAGCGCTACCTGGTGTTCGGCAAGGACGCCACCTGCGCCAAGGGCGACCCGAACTTCGCCGCCCGCGCGCTCTACCGCGCCGGCACCCTGTTCTCGTTCGCGAAGAACAACGCCAAGGCCCAGGAGGCGTTCGCGGCCGCGGTCGCCGTGCAGGGCGTCACCGACACCGTGGCGAAGAGCCAGGTCGAGGACGCGAAGCGGCGCCTGAAGAAGTAG
- a CDS encoding GTP-binding protein, translating into MSFINYSSREINCKIVYYGPGLCGKTTNLQYVYAKTNPDAKGKMISLATETERTLFFDFLPLSLGEIRGFKTRFHLYTVPGQVFYDASRKLILKGVDGVVFVADSQIERMEANLESVENLRVNLAEQGYDLNKIPYVVQYNKRDLPNTATVDELRRLLNPRGVPEFQAVAPTGVGVFDTLKSVAKLVLTELKKGG; encoded by the coding sequence ATGAGCTTCATCAACTACAGCTCGCGCGAGATCAACTGCAAGATCGTCTACTACGGGCCCGGCCTGTGCGGGAAGACGACCAACCTCCAGTACGTCTACGCGAAGACCAACCCCGACGCGAAGGGGAAGATGATCTCGCTCGCCACCGAGACCGAGCGGACCCTCTTCTTCGACTTCCTCCCGCTGTCGCTGGGCGAGATCCGCGGCTTCAAGACCCGCTTCCACCTGTACACGGTGCCGGGCCAGGTGTTCTACGACGCCTCCCGCAAGCTGATCCTGAAGGGCGTGGACGGCGTGGTGTTCGTGGCCGACTCGCAGATCGAGCGCATGGAGGCGAACCTCGAGTCGGTCGAGAACCTCCGCGTGAACCTGGCCGAGCAGGGCTACGACCTGAACAAGATCCCGTACGTCGTCCAGTACAACAAGCGCGACCTGCCCAACACCGCCACCGTGGACGAGCTCCGCCGCCTGCTCAACCCGCGCGGCGTGCCGGAGTTCCAGGCCGTCGCGCCGACCGGCGTGGGCGTGTTCGACACGCTGAAGTCGGTCGCGAAGCTGGTGCTCACCGAGCTGAAGAAGGGCGGGTAG
- a CDS encoding roadblock/LC7 domain-containing protein produces MNSGLVMYEEEFRLIAGICDRLTRDANAKVVFLVDKNGQLIASSGQAQNLDTTSLASLTAGNVAAMGGLAKLIGEKEFPNQFHEGEKESLHMSIVGGRVVLVVIFDAKSSLGLVRLRVKKAGEELARVFDALARKQAAPGAASPFAEITDDDIDNLFSE; encoded by the coding sequence ATGAATTCCGGCTTGGTGATGTACGAGGAGGAGTTCCGGCTCATCGCCGGGATCTGCGACCGGCTCACGCGCGACGCGAACGCCAAGGTCGTCTTCCTCGTCGACAAGAACGGCCAGCTCATCGCGTCGAGCGGGCAGGCGCAGAACCTGGACACCACCTCGCTCGCGTCCCTCACCGCGGGTAACGTCGCGGCCATGGGCGGCCTCGCCAAGCTGATCGGCGAGAAGGAGTTCCCGAACCAGTTCCACGAGGGCGAGAAGGAATCGCTCCACATGAGCATCGTGGGCGGCCGGGTGGTGCTGGTCGTCATCTTCGACGCGAAGAGCTCGCTCGGGCTCGTGCGCCTCCGGGTGAAGAAGGCCGGGGAGGAGCTGGCCCGCGTCTTCGACGCGCTGGCCAGGAAGCAGGCCGCGCCGGGCGCGGCGAGCCCGTTCGCCGAGATCACCGACGACGACATCGACAATCTGTTCAGCGAGTGA
- the recR gene encoding recombination mediator RecR — translation MAVADPIARLVKELARLPGIGEKTAQRLAFHILKAGAGYAGDLAAAIAGVVRDVRLCSTCQTLTDQDPCAICRDPERDPRTLCVVEGVPDLLAVERTHEFRGRYHVLHGALSPLDGVGPSDLKIRELLVRLEREPADEIVVATNPDVEGEATALYLTKLLKPMGLKVTRIAQGVPMGGDLEYADQVTLARALAGRREL, via the coding sequence ATGGCCGTCGCGGATCCCATCGCGCGCCTGGTGAAGGAGCTGGCGAGGCTCCCCGGCATCGGGGAGAAGACCGCGCAGCGCCTGGCGTTCCACATCCTCAAGGCCGGCGCCGGCTACGCCGGCGACCTCGCCGCCGCGATCGCCGGCGTGGTGCGGGACGTGCGGCTCTGCTCGACCTGCCAGACGCTCACCGACCAGGACCCCTGCGCGATCTGCCGCGACCCGGAGCGCGACCCCCGGACGCTGTGCGTGGTGGAGGGCGTGCCGGACCTGCTGGCGGTGGAGCGCACCCACGAGTTCCGCGGCCGCTACCACGTGCTCCACGGCGCGCTCTCGCCGCTCGACGGCGTGGGCCCGTCCGACCTGAAGATCCGCGAGCTGCTGGTGCGCCTCGAGCGCGAGCCGGCCGACGAGATCGTGGTGGCGACGAACCCGGACGTCGAGGGCGAGGCCACCGCGCTCTACCTGACGAAGCTCCTGAAGCCGATGGGGCTCAAGGTCACCCGCATCGCCCAAGGTGTTCCCATGGGCGGGGATCTCGAATACGCTGATCAGGTGACGCTGGCCCGCGCGCTGGCCGGCCGCCGCGAGCTCTGA
- a CDS encoding YbaB/EbfC family nucleoid-associated protein codes for MDIQYLMRQAKKLEKAMADAKEKLAEIAVEAESGGGLVKVAMNGKCEITRLTVDPKAVDPNDKALLEDLVTAAVNAAVEKARTAADESMSKATGGIKIPGIAG; via the coding sequence ATGGACATCCAGTACCTGATGCGCCAGGCCAAGAAGCTGGAGAAGGCCATGGCGGACGCGAAGGAGAAGCTCGCCGAGATCGCCGTCGAGGCCGAGAGCGGCGGCGGGCTCGTCAAGGTCGCCATGAACGGAAAGTGCGAGATCACCCGGCTCACGGTGGACCCGAAGGCCGTCGACCCGAACGACAAGGCGCTGCTCGAGGACCTCGTCACCGCGGCGGTGAACGCGGCGGTGGAGAAGGCGCGCACGGCGGCCGACGAGTCGATGAGCAAGGCCACCGGCGGCATCAAGATCCCGGGCATCGCCGGCTGA
- the dnaX gene encoding DNA polymerase III subunit gamma/tau, giving the protein MAYLVLARKYRPQRFGEMSGQEHVVRTLSNALKTGQLAHAFLFTGPRGVGKTTTARLVAKALNCEKGPTAEPCGVCTPCVEIAEGRAVDVVEIDAASNNGVDNVRDIVEAVKYRPARDRFKVFVVDEVHMLSQGAFNALLKTLEEPPPHVKFVLATTDVHKVPETILSRCQRFDFRRLTLQQIADQLAKVAAEEGMRLSPAALALVARQAEGGMRDALSLLDQVRAACGDAPGDDAVAEALGAVDAAAVSRIAGALVGRDGAALLREIEALHDRGLEVKRLAEELVRHLRNVVVAKLVPQAPIDLPDAELAEVRAQAAAADAAQLTRLFDLAQRAVVDVKLAEQPRYALEVALLEGVFLAPGAQVSELVARVEALARGAPLPPPRAAGPATPAAPAAPPSGSAPPAPPAAPTRGAAAASGWRDLPAFGTPGCAAGSAPAQPEPEPRPAPPAPAAPAADPGAAASAADRWRAVVEQVEQESPTAAASLKQAALLGLGEGEVRVQLPPGFHAQSAERKRGDIEAVFGRFFGRPTRLALTVAALPAAPAAAAAPPGAAAPSIAASDAAERTARSARVRETARAHPNIQEAVRVLDGAIDRIEEL; this is encoded by the coding sequence ATGGCTTACCTCGTCCTCGCCCGCAAGTACCGGCCGCAGCGCTTCGGCGAGATGTCCGGCCAGGAGCACGTGGTCCGGACGCTGTCGAACGCGCTCAAGACCGGCCAGCTCGCCCACGCCTTCCTGTTCACCGGGCCGCGCGGCGTCGGCAAGACCACCACCGCCCGCCTGGTCGCGAAGGCGCTCAACTGCGAGAAGGGCCCGACGGCCGAGCCGTGCGGCGTCTGCACGCCCTGCGTCGAGATCGCCGAGGGCCGCGCGGTGGACGTGGTGGAGATCGACGCCGCGTCCAACAACGGCGTGGACAACGTCCGCGACATCGTCGAGGCGGTGAAGTACCGGCCGGCCCGCGACCGCTTCAAGGTGTTCGTGGTGGACGAGGTCCACATGCTGTCGCAGGGCGCGTTCAACGCGCTCCTGAAGACGCTGGAGGAGCCGCCGCCGCACGTGAAGTTCGTGCTGGCCACCACCGACGTCCACAAGGTCCCCGAGACCATCCTCTCGCGCTGCCAGCGCTTCGACTTCCGGCGGCTGACCCTTCAGCAGATCGCCGACCAGCTCGCCAAGGTCGCGGCGGAGGAGGGGATGCGGCTCTCCCCGGCCGCGCTGGCGCTGGTGGCTCGGCAGGCCGAGGGCGGCATGCGCGACGCGCTGTCGCTGCTCGACCAGGTGCGGGCCGCCTGCGGCGACGCGCCCGGCGACGACGCGGTGGCGGAGGCGCTCGGCGCGGTGGACGCGGCCGCGGTGTCGCGCATCGCGGGGGCGCTGGTCGGCCGCGACGGCGCCGCGCTGCTGCGCGAGATCGAGGCGCTCCACGACCGCGGGCTCGAGGTGAAGCGGCTCGCCGAGGAGCTGGTCCGGCACCTGCGCAACGTGGTGGTGGCGAAGCTCGTGCCGCAGGCGCCCATCGACCTGCCCGACGCGGAGCTCGCTGAGGTGCGCGCGCAGGCGGCGGCCGCCGACGCGGCGCAGCTCACGCGGCTGTTCGATCTGGCGCAGCGCGCCGTGGTGGACGTGAAGCTCGCCGAGCAGCCGCGCTACGCGCTCGAGGTCGCGCTGCTGGAGGGCGTGTTCCTCGCCCCCGGCGCGCAGGTCTCCGAGCTGGTCGCGCGCGTCGAGGCGCTCGCCCGCGGCGCGCCGCTCCCGCCGCCTCGCGCCGCCGGCCCGGCCACGCCGGCCGCGCCCGCCGCGCCGCCCTCCGGCTCCGCGCCGCCGGCCCCGCCCGCCGCGCCGACCCGCGGCGCCGCCGCCGCCTCCGGCTGGCGCGACCTCCCCGCCTTCGGGACGCCCGGGTGCGCCGCCGGCTCGGCGCCCGCCCAGCCCGAGCCCGAGCCCAGGCCCGCGCCGCCGGCGCCCGCCGCGCCCGCGGCCGACCCCGGCGCGGCCGCGAGCGCCGCCGATCGCTGGCGCGCGGTGGTGGAGCAGGTGGAGCAGGAGAGCCCGACCGCGGCCGCGTCGCTCAAGCAGGCGGCGCTGCTCGGCCTCGGCGAGGGCGAGGTGCGCGTCCAGCTCCCGCCCGGCTTCCACGCGCAGAGCGCGGAGCGGAAGCGCGGCGACATCGAGGCCGTGTTCGGCCGCTTCTTCGGCCGTCCCACCCGCCTGGCGCTAACCGTGGCCGCCCTGCCGGCGGCGCCCGCCGCGGCGGCGGCGCCCCCCGGCGCGGCCGCGCCGTCGATCGCCGCGAGCGACGCCGCCGAGCGGACGGCCCGCTCGGCCCGGGTGCGCGAGACCGCCCGCGCCCACCCCAACATCCAGGAGGCCGTCCGCGTGCTGGACGGCGCCATCGACCGGATCGAGGAGCTGTGA
- the tadA gene encoding tRNA adenosine(34) deaminase TadA, translated as MDEREAMQEALGLAREAAARGEVPVGAVALFEGRVVGRGANAREAARDPTAHAELLAIQEAARTLGRWRLTGVTVVVTLEPCAMCAGAMVLARIDRLVYGASDPKAGCTGSLQDLSADPRLNHRFPVERGVLAEESGELLRAFFRARRGAGNGNGNGGEG; from the coding sequence GTGGACGAGCGCGAGGCGATGCAGGAGGCGCTGGGGCTGGCGCGCGAGGCGGCGGCCCGCGGCGAGGTGCCGGTCGGCGCGGTGGCGCTGTTCGAGGGCCGCGTGGTCGGCCGCGGCGCGAACGCCCGCGAGGCGGCGCGCGATCCCACCGCCCACGCCGAGCTCCTCGCCATCCAGGAGGCGGCGCGCACCCTCGGGCGCTGGCGCCTCACCGGCGTGACGGTGGTGGTGACGCTCGAGCCCTGCGCCATGTGCGCCGGCGCCATGGTGCTCGCCCGGATCGACCGGCTCGTCTACGGGGCGAGCGATCCCAAGGCCGGGTGCACCGGCTCGCTCCAGGACCTGTCCGCCGACCCCCGGCTGAACCACCGCTTCCCGGTGGAGCGCGGCGTGCTGGCCGAGGAGTCCGGCGAGCTCCTGAGAGCCTTCTTCCGGGCCCGCCGGGGCGCCGGGAACGGAAACGGCAACGGCGGCGAGGGGTAG
- a CDS encoding Ig-like domain-containing protein, protein MKPTRRPMLALLLAAAACSGGGGDDTPVALPVTVSATPALVKADGAATVTVHVRAGKGPVAVVASRGTFLGTGTSTATLAAAEGDLTLVTCDQRLDPACWGPVSVTASDASLAYGLAQVTFVGAEVCDNGVPDAGNPAADCAAAECAGATCRTGTGAVGTCAGGACTCTPDAGQAGGETACDDARDNDCDGGVDCADTGCAGRRCLAAGGAVGACAQGACVCTPASASEVACGDGRDDDCDGRVDCEDADCGGATCATADGRAGACAGGACAPVACDATETAEVSCANRLDDDCDGLVDCAEAACDGQACDAAAGARWACRNRRCTDLASGVALGLAPARTRIPADGRATTAVTVTLARDGVPAAGEQVVLSTTLGAFRAEAGPAATVTVITDGAGVAAATFVSAAQGGTALLTARLAAAPVETTASVRMPALAQISAQPAPAYPVMGVRDSGWNEANAVTFTLTGDDGLAYPDGLEVYLEHPRLGGSDLHGAMPCAVPGPACSAVHTAIMSGGAPPDTLGQARVTLQSGTVAGTLTVTATATAGGQTRSALLQPGVAVVGARASAGAFTLVCSPHNVEALAATDCGASLVDAAFTCVAVLQDRYQNVLGRETAVTFLSEASRAAVARTTPAYQPGMDPSAQRDLGLASGLFATLGGYLPEDVAPRPDEPSVTYADACGTRTHNPRDGLVAVIAVADGEEAFTDLDGDGRHGAGEPFVDLPEPFVDADDDGQHDPGEAFVDVDGSGDWTAANGRWDALTKIWTQTVVLFTGAPLPAVPAPGGAGLLGTRWAALPAAGEGACTPTAPAAPFTLTAGDPPSRATYAVYAADVNLNLLPAATSYAVAVRAPSKISAAYRGLDAYPDGRGLEFTYQPCNAASACGTRCPVGSVGPCRMVARLGGFTCGVGASVTLTAGSEADPYAPSEVDWIVDAPIPLPLELPITGTSAAP, encoded by the coding sequence ATGAAGCCCACCCGCCGTCCCATGCTCGCCCTGCTCCTCGCGGCGGCCGCCTGCTCCGGTGGCGGCGGCGACGACACCCCGGTCGCCCTGCCGGTGACGGTCTCCGCCACGCCGGCGCTCGTGAAGGCGGACGGTGCGGCGACGGTCACCGTCCACGTGCGCGCCGGCAAGGGACCGGTCGCGGTGGTGGCGAGCCGCGGCACGTTCCTCGGCACCGGCACCAGCACCGCCACGCTCGCCGCGGCCGAGGGCGACCTCACGCTCGTCACCTGCGACCAGCGCCTCGACCCGGCGTGCTGGGGGCCGGTGTCGGTGACCGCCTCCGACGCGTCGCTGGCGTACGGCCTGGCGCAGGTCACGTTCGTCGGCGCCGAGGTCTGCGACAACGGCGTGCCGGACGCCGGCAACCCGGCGGCGGACTGCGCCGCGGCCGAGTGCGCGGGCGCGACCTGTCGCACCGGCACCGGGGCGGTGGGGACCTGCGCCGGCGGCGCGTGCACGTGCACGCCCGACGCCGGGCAGGCGGGCGGCGAGACCGCCTGCGACGACGCGCGCGACAACGACTGCGACGGCGGGGTGGACTGCGCCGACACCGGGTGCGCCGGGCGCCGCTGCCTGGCCGCGGGCGGCGCGGTGGGCGCCTGCGCCCAGGGCGCGTGCGTCTGCACGCCCGCGTCGGCCAGCGAGGTCGCCTGCGGCGACGGGCGGGACGACGACTGCGACGGCCGGGTGGACTGCGAGGACGCCGACTGCGGCGGCGCCACCTGCGCCACCGCCGACGGACGGGCGGGCGCGTGCGCGGGCGGCGCCTGCGCGCCGGTCGCCTGCGACGCCACCGAGACGGCCGAGGTCTCCTGCGCGAACCGGCTCGACGACGACTGCGACGGCCTGGTGGACTGCGCCGAGGCCGCCTGCGACGGGCAGGCGTGCGACGCGGCCGCCGGCGCGCGCTGGGCCTGCCGCAACCGCCGCTGCACCGACCTCGCCTCCGGCGTGGCGCTCGGGCTCGCCCCGGCGCGCACCCGCATCCCGGCCGACGGCCGCGCCACCACCGCCGTCACGGTGACGCTCGCGCGCGACGGCGTGCCCGCGGCCGGCGAGCAGGTGGTGCTGTCCACCACGCTGGGCGCGTTCCGGGCCGAGGCCGGCCCGGCCGCGACCGTGACCGTGATCACGGACGGCGCCGGCGTGGCGGCGGCCACCTTCGTCTCCGCCGCGCAGGGCGGCACCGCGCTCCTCACCGCCCGGCTGGCGGCCGCACCGGTCGAGACCACCGCGTCGGTGCGCATGCCGGCGCTGGCGCAGATCTCGGCCCAGCCCGCGCCGGCCTACCCGGTGATGGGCGTTCGCGACTCCGGCTGGAACGAGGCGAACGCGGTCACGTTCACCCTGACGGGCGACGACGGCCTCGCCTACCCGGACGGCCTGGAGGTCTACCTGGAGCACCCGCGGCTGGGCGGCTCCGACCTGCACGGCGCGATGCCGTGCGCCGTGCCCGGCCCGGCGTGCAGCGCGGTGCACACCGCGATCATGTCCGGCGGCGCCCCGCCGGACACGCTCGGCCAGGCCCGCGTCACGCTGCAGTCCGGCACGGTGGCCGGCACGCTCACGGTGACCGCGACCGCCACCGCCGGCGGCCAGACCCGCTCGGCCCTGCTCCAGCCCGGTGTGGCCGTGGTCGGCGCGCGCGCCAGCGCCGGCGCGTTCACGCTGGTGTGCAGCCCCCACAACGTGGAGGCGCTCGCCGCCACGGACTGCGGCGCGTCGCTGGTGGACGCGGCGTTCACCTGCGTCGCGGTGTTGCAGGACCGCTACCAGAACGTGCTCGGGCGCGAGACCGCGGTGACGTTCCTCTCGGAGGCGAGCCGCGCCGCCGTGGCGCGCACCACGCCCGCGTACCAGCCCGGCATGGACCCGTCCGCCCAGCGGGACCTCGGCCTCGCGTCGGGCCTGTTCGCGACGCTGGGCGGCTACCTGCCCGAGGACGTGGCGCCGCGCCCGGACGAGCCGTCGGTGACCTACGCCGACGCCTGCGGCACGCGCACCCACAACCCGCGCGACGGGCTCGTCGCGGTGATCGCGGTCGCCGACGGAGAGGAGGCGTTCACCGACCTCGACGGCGACGGCCGCCACGGCGCGGGTGAGCCGTTCGTGGATCTGCCCGAGCCGTTCGTGGACGCCGACGACGACGGGCAGCACGATCCCGGCGAGGCGTTCGTGGACGTGGACGGCTCGGGCGACTGGACCGCGGCGAACGGGCGCTGGGACGCGCTCACGAAGATCTGGACGCAGACGGTGGTGCTGTTCACCGGCGCCCCGCTGCCGGCCGTCCCCGCGCCGGGCGGCGCGGGCCTGCTCGGCACCCGCTGGGCGGCGCTCCCCGCCGCCGGCGAGGGGGCGTGCACGCCGACCGCCCCGGCGGCGCCGTTCACGCTCACCGCCGGCGACCCGCCCTCGCGCGCCACCTACGCGGTCTACGCCGCGGACGTGAACCTGAACCTGCTCCCGGCGGCCACCTCCTACGCCGTCGCGGTGCGCGCCCCCTCCAAGATCTCCGCCGCCTACCGTGGGCTCGACGCCTACCCGGACGGCCGCGGCCTCGAGTTCACGTACCAGCCGTGCAACGCAGCCAGCGCGTGCGGGACGCGCTGCCCGGTGGGCAGCGTGGGGCCCTGCCGGATGGTGGCGCGGCTCGGCGGGTTCACCTGCGGCGTGGGCGCGTCGGTGACGCTCACGGCGGGCAGCGAGGCGGACCCCTACGCGCCGAGCGAGGTGGACTGGATCGTGGATGCCCCCATCCCGCTCCCGCTGGAGCTCCCGATCACCGGCACCAGCGCCGCGCCCTGA
- a CDS encoding radical SAM protein, with the protein MEREQPTRERGTIRKEPGGRLGVALVYPNAYRLGMANLGFHAVYRLFNADPGAACERAFLPEDGGEPRTVESGRPLRDFDVVAFSLSFEDDDAHVLELLDRAGLPLRSADRDERHPLVLGGGIAVQINPEPLAPFFDAFLVGEGEELVGPFLALARAAREERPARAELLRRVAQLPGGYVPGLYDVEYSDTRDARDAWVTRFAPREGAPERVRRCYVPDLRQVPTSRVVDSPDAQFGDLFLTEVARGCLWGCRFCAAGFVQRPYREVDLERLRAEVREGIARGQRIGLIGPDTSDYTGLDALTCFIGEQGGTFSPSSLRVDAITGPLARRMAEGGERSITIAPEAGTEKMRRVINKDFTDDQIVQAAENALSQGMQHVKMYFMCGLPGETDDDVLGMARIAVRIREEVMLPWARKRGRMGRISLSVNPFVPKPWTPFQWLPMHDRKCLEAKRKLLERTLRPLGIDVDFFSPREAYLQTLLSRGDRRVADLLELAHRETGGDLRKALARWPHDPDFFVLREAGVEETLPWDFIDQGLEKRFLARELRRGVGSKLTPKCAVDTCRACGLDCADHPELEPAVVQLAAPARPS; encoded by the coding sequence TTGGAACGCGAGCAGCCGACGAGGGAGCGGGGGACCATCCGCAAGGAGCCCGGCGGGCGCCTGGGCGTCGCCCTCGTGTACCCGAACGCCTACCGGCTCGGGATGGCGAACCTGGGCTTCCACGCGGTGTACCGGCTGTTCAACGCCGACCCGGGGGCCGCCTGCGAGCGGGCCTTCCTGCCGGAGGACGGGGGCGAGCCGCGGACGGTCGAGTCCGGCCGGCCGCTGCGCGACTTCGACGTGGTGGCGTTCTCGCTCTCGTTCGAGGACGACGACGCCCACGTCCTCGAGCTCCTCGACCGCGCCGGCCTGCCGCTCCGCAGCGCGGACCGCGACGAGCGCCACCCGCTCGTGCTCGGGGGCGGCATCGCGGTGCAGATCAACCCCGAGCCCCTGGCGCCGTTCTTCGACGCGTTCCTGGTGGGCGAGGGCGAGGAGCTGGTCGGGCCGTTCCTGGCGCTCGCCCGCGCCGCGCGCGAGGAGCGGCCCGCCCGCGCCGAGCTGCTCCGGCGCGTGGCGCAGCTGCCCGGCGGCTACGTGCCCGGGCTGTACGACGTCGAGTACTCCGACACGCGGGATGCGCGCGACGCCTGGGTCACCCGCTTCGCGCCGCGCGAGGGCGCGCCGGAGCGCGTGCGGCGCTGCTACGTCCCCGATCTCCGCCAGGTGCCCACCTCGCGGGTGGTGGACAGCCCCGACGCGCAGTTCGGCGACCTGTTCCTCACCGAGGTGGCGCGCGGGTGCCTGTGGGGGTGCCGGTTCTGCGCGGCCGGCTTCGTGCAGCGCCCGTACCGCGAGGTGGACCTGGAGCGGCTCCGCGCCGAGGTGCGCGAGGGGATCGCCCGCGGCCAGCGCATCGGGCTCATCGGCCCGGACACGAGCGACTACACCGGCCTCGACGCGCTCACCTGCTTCATCGGCGAGCAGGGCGGCACGTTCAGCCCGTCGTCGCTGCGCGTGGACGCCATCACCGGGCCGCTCGCCCGGCGCATGGCCGAGGGCGGCGAGCGGTCGATCACCATCGCGCCCGAGGCCGGCACCGAGAAGATGCGCCGGGTGATCAACAAGGACTTCACCGACGACCAGATCGTCCAGGCGGCGGAGAACGCGCTCTCGCAGGGGATGCAGCACGTGAAGATGTACTTCATGTGCGGCCTGCCCGGCGAGACCGACGACGACGTGCTCGGGATGGCGCGGATCGCGGTGCGCATCCGCGAGGAGGTGATGCTGCCGTGGGCCCGCAAGCGCGGGCGCATGGGACGCATCTCGCTCTCGGTGAACCCGTTCGTGCCGAAGCCGTGGACGCCGTTCCAGTGGCTGCCCATGCACGACCGCAAGTGCCTGGAGGCGAAGCGCAAGCTGCTGGAGCGGACGCTGAGGCCGCTCGGCATCGACGTGGACTTCTTCAGCCCGCGCGAGGCGTACCTCCAGACGCTGCTCTCGCGCGGCGACCGGCGGGTGGCGGACCTGCTCGAGCTGGCGCACCGCGAGACCGGCGGCGACCTGCGCAAGGCGCTGGCGCGCTGGCCGCACGATCCGGACTTCTTCGTGCTGCGCGAGGCCGGCGTCGAGGAGACGCTGCCCTGGGACTTCATCGACCAGGGCCTCGAGAAGCGGTTCCTGGCCCGCGAGCTCCGCCGCGGCGTGGGCTCGAAGCTCACGCCCAAGTGCGCGGTGGACACCTGCCGCGCCTGCGGCCTCGACTGCGCCGATCACCCCGAGCTCGAGCCGGCGGTGGTGCAGCTGGCCGCGCCGGCCCGCCCTTCCTGA